The following are encoded together in the Anguilla rostrata isolate EN2019 chromosome 19, ASM1855537v3, whole genome shotgun sequence genome:
- the lmo3 gene encoding LIM domain only protein 3 isoform X1 encodes MQKREKSFGIQMLSVQPDTKPKGCAGCNRKIKDRYLLKALDKYWHEDCLKCACCDCRLGEVGSTLYTKANLILCRRDYLRLFGVTGNCAACSKLIPAFEMVMRAKENVYHLDCFACQLCNQRFCVGDKFFLKNNMILCQTDYEEGLMKEGYAPQVR; translated from the exons GTATACAAATGCTCTCGGTCCAGCCGGACACCAAGCCGAAGGGCTGTGCTGGCTGCAACAGGAAGATCAAAGACCGCTACCTGCTGAAGGCGCTGGACAAGTACTGGCACGAGGACTGCCTGAAGTGCGCCTGCTGCGACTGCCGGCTGGGCGAGGTGGGCTCCACCCTCTACACCAAGGCCAACCTCATCCTGTGCAGGCGGGACTACCTacg GTTGTTTGGTGTGACGGGGAACTGTGCGGCCTGCAGCAAGCTCATCCCAGCTTTCGAAATGGTCATGAGGGCCAAGGAGAACGTCTACCACCTCGACTGCTTCGCCTGTCAGCTCTGCAATCAGAG gtttTGTGTAGGAGACAAATTCTTCCTGAAGAACAACATGATCCTGTGCCAGACGGACTATGAGGAGGGTTTAATGAAGGAGGGCTATGCTCCCCAAGTCCGCTGA
- the lmo3 gene encoding LIM domain only protein 3 isoform X2 codes for MLSVQPDTKPKGCAGCNRKIKDRYLLKALDKYWHEDCLKCACCDCRLGEVGSTLYTKANLILCRRDYLRLFGVTGNCAACSKLIPAFEMVMRAKENVYHLDCFACQLCNQRFCVGDKFFLKNNMILCQTDYEEGLMKEGYAPQVR; via the exons ATGCTCTCGGTCCAGCCGGACACCAAGCCGAAGGGCTGTGCTGGCTGCAACAGGAAGATCAAAGACCGCTACCTGCTGAAGGCGCTGGACAAGTACTGGCACGAGGACTGCCTGAAGTGCGCCTGCTGCGACTGCCGGCTGGGCGAGGTGGGCTCCACCCTCTACACCAAGGCCAACCTCATCCTGTGCAGGCGGGACTACCTacg GTTGTTTGGTGTGACGGGGAACTGTGCGGCCTGCAGCAAGCTCATCCCAGCTTTCGAAATGGTCATGAGGGCCAAGGAGAACGTCTACCACCTCGACTGCTTCGCCTGTCAGCTCTGCAATCAGAG gtttTGTGTAGGAGACAAATTCTTCCTGAAGAACAACATGATCCTGTGCCAGACGGACTATGAGGAGGGTTTAATGAAGGAGGGCTATGCTCCCCAAGTCCGCTGA